One window of Silurus meridionalis isolate SWU-2019-XX chromosome 9, ASM1480568v1, whole genome shotgun sequence genomic DNA carries:
- the LOC124391369 gene encoding histone H4-like: MSGRGKGGKGLGQGGAKRHRKVLRDNIQGITKPAIRRLARRGGVKRISGLIYEETRGVLKVFLENVIRDAVTYTEHAKRKTVTAMDVVYALKRQGRTLYGFGG, from the coding sequence ATGTCTGGAAGAGGAAAGGGTGGCAAGGGACTCGGCCAAGGAGGCGCTAAGCGCCACCGTAAGGTTCTGCGCGATAACATCCAGGGTATCACTAAGCCGGCTATCCGCCGTCTGGCTCGCCGTGGTGGTGTTAAACGTATATCCGGTCTGATCTACGAGGAGACTCGTGGTGTACTGAAGGTGTTCTTGGAGAACGTCATCCGCGATGCAGTCACATACACCGAGCATGCGAAGAGAAAGACCGTCACCGCTATGGATGTGGTGTATGCCCTGAAACGCCAGGGACGCACTCTTTACGGCTTCGGCGGTTAA
- the LOC124391696 gene encoding histone H1-like, whose protein sequence is MAEVKKRAASRAKKAGPSVGELIVKAVSSSKERSGVSLAALKRALAAGGYDVENNSRFKLAVKGLVLKGTLLQSKGTGASGSFKLNKKQTEAKKTATKAKKPVAVKAKKPKKVAAKKPVAAAKKSPKKAKKPAAAGKKATKSPKKAKKPTTPKKAAKSREFQNSDRHRYRDAYDYMVG, encoded by the exons ATGGCAGAAGTTAAAAAGAGAGCAGCGTCGAGGGCAAAGAAAGCCGGCCCCAGCGTCGGCGAGCTCATCGTCAAAGCGGTTTCCTCGTCCAAGGAGAGGAGCGGTGTGTCGCTCGCCGCCCTGAAGAGAGCCTTGGCCGCCGGCGGATACGATGTGGAGAACAACTCCCGCTTCAAGCTCGCTGTCAAGGGTCTCGTGCTGAAGGGAACTCTTCTACAGAGCAAAGGGACCGGCGCGTCTGGCTCTTTCAAGCTAAACAAGAAGCAGACCGAAGCCAAGAAGACCGCAACTAAGGCGAAGAAGCCCGTCGCTGTTAAGGCAAAGAAGCCCAAGAAGGTGGCGGCCAAGAAACCTGTTGCCGCCGCCAAGAAGTCCCCGAAGAAGGCAAAGAAGCCCGCAGCGGCTGGTAAAAAAGCCACTAAGAGCCCGAAGAAAGCAAAAAAGCCGACGACTCCTAAAAAGGCAGCCAAGAGCCGTG AGTTTCAAAACAGCGACAGACACAGGTATAGAGATGCTTATGATTACATGGTAGGCTGA